In Helianthus annuus cultivar XRQ/B chromosome 3, HanXRQr2.0-SUNRISE, whole genome shotgun sequence, a single window of DNA contains:
- the LOC110927909 gene encoding uncharacterized protein LOC110927909, producing the protein MRSNQSYDHEAFEAGSSCNYNYGGDHHQSLMTFEGGSNNVDHALHLHPQLGVSPIGLSLRKSNSLINLVEMTLREQKTPPLPPPEEKKLKASNFPALLLQIGTWKRISKNEGDLVAKIYYAKKKLVWEFLDGPLKNKIEVQWSEISAIMHQGHHGRLEIELNQPPLFCREINPQPRKHTQWKQTTDFTGGQASICRRHSIIFALGVLDKQYEKLLQCDKRLFTLSQQPFPINNYPFFYQDPNHYLDYSYVNVHHGPPAPYHGDLDSNLLMSGMYETHVRVQDQWSQTEMINEDINPAAYVNGGISSLEELRDNYRIGIQEPTSWMGVPHVYELPWESRMEDFGDSYRNHQYNPY; encoded by the exons ATGAGAAGCAATCAGTCATATGATCATGAGGCATTTGAAGCTGGAAGCAGCTGCAACTATAACTATGGAGGTGATCATCATCAATCTCTAATGACATTTGAAGGAGGCAGCAACAATGTTGATCACGCTCTCCATCTCCATCCGCAG CTGGGAGTTAGTCCGATTGGTTTGAGTTTGAGAAAGTCTAACTCTCTCATTAACCTGGTGGAGATGACCTTAAGAGAACAAAAGACACCGCCACTGCCACCTCCTGAGGAGAAGAAACTCAAGGCTTCTAATTTCCCTGCTCTTCTCTTACAAATCGGCACTTGGAag AGAATTTCCAAAAACGAAGGAGATTTGGTAGCTAAAATTTATTACGCCAAGAAGAAGCTTGTTTGGGAATTTCTAGATGGACCTCTCAAGAATAAGATCGAAGTACAGTGGTCTGAAATTTCGGCGATTATGCACCAAGGCCATCATGGCCGTTTAGAAATCGAG TTAAACCAACCTCCACTATTCTGTCGAGAGATTAATCCCCAACCTCGAAAGCATACGCAATGGAAGCAAACTACGGACTTTACCGGAGGTCAGGCATCCATCTGCAG ACGACATTCAATCATATTTGCCCTTGGAGTCCTTGATAAGCAATATGAGAAGCTTCTTCAATGTGACAAGCGGCTATTTACTTTGAGCCAACAACCTTTCCCGATTAACAACTACCCATTTTTCTACCAAGATCCGAATCACTACTTGGATTACTCCTACGTGAATGTTCACCATGGACCACCTGCTCCGTATCATGGCGATCTTGATTCTAATTTGCTAATGTCAG GGATGTATGAAACTCATGTTAGAGTACAAGATCAATGGTCACAAACCGAAATGATAAATGAAGATATTAATCCGGCAGCGTACGTAAATGGTGGGATCTCAAGCCTTGAGGAGTTACGTGACAACTATAGAATTGGCATCCAAGAACCTACTTCTTGGATGGGTGTTCCACATGTTTATGAGCTTCCATGGGAGTCAAGAATGGAGGATTTTGGAGACTCGTATAGAAACCACCAATATAACCCTTATTAG